A portion of the Glycine max cultivar Williams 82 chromosome 10, Glycine_max_v4.0, whole genome shotgun sequence genome contains these proteins:
- the LOC100811398 gene encoding heavy metal-associated isoprenylated plant protein 36, whose protein sequence is MAATETIIAEPHEAEEQQQQHHVYVEAEPLSYKTVVLRVSIHCQGCKRKVQKILQAVHGVHTIDIDLRQHKVVVTGNVNSETLIWKLTKAGKHAELWPQLKADSKKKKQPKPESSQGINQTDKQAVNVVAQGTNANVSKPGEGCATGKAGVQIQEPKPEVIRQTVVLPPAGPVTEKVSIAVQVPNDNEATGNENITGGTGGGGAGKKKKKKASVKGSTNNNANEGAGAATVTVEHAKANDGSGPSSGNQSHGQGHVHVHGSWLPFSSPANESPPRHHNIYRQYPPHYYAPPPPPPPPTTPAVHTVMSYHTAHPSSSYGTAYYTSPQPYSYAHVVRPGNEMEPPPPYTYERESYASSQPSDSFELFSDENPNACSVM, encoded by the exons ATGGCCGCAACAGAAACAATAATAGCGGAACCTCACGAAGCcgaagaacaacaacaacaacaccacGTATACGTAGAAGCAGAACCTCTCTCATACAAg ACCGTCGTGTTGAGAGTCTCCATCCACTGCCAAGGCTGCAAAAGGAAAGTCCAGAAAATTCTTCAAGCCGTTCACG GTGTTCACACTATAGACATTGATTTGAGGCAGCACAAAGTGGTAGTAACGGGGAACGTTAACAGCGAGACGTTGATTTGGAAATTGACTAAGGCAGGGAAGCATGCTGAGTTATGGCCTCAATTAAAAGCAgattccaaaaagaaaaagcaacCCAAACCAGAAAGCAGCCAAGGAATTAACCAAACCGATAAACAAGCTGTTAACGTTGTTGCTCAAGGCACTAACGCTAACGTTAGCAAACCCGGCGAAGGATGCGCGACCGGTAAAGCCGGTGTTCAGATTCAAGAGCCGAAGCCGGAGGTGATCAGGCAGACCGTGGTACTACCACCGGCCGGTCCGGTAACTGAGAAGGTCAGCATCGCAGTTCAAGTTCCTAACGACAATGAAGCAACCGGGAATGAGAATATAACCGGCGGTACCGGTGGCGGTGGTGcagggaaaaagaagaaaaagaaggcgAGCGTGAAAGGGAGTACTAATAACAACGCCAACGAAGGTGCTGGTGCTGCTACTGTTACTGTTGAACACGCTAAAGCAAACGATGGTTCCGGACCTTCTTCCGGTAACCAGTCACATGGTCAAGGTCATGTACATGTTCATGGGTCATGGCTTCCATTTTCAAGCCCAGCCAATGAGAGTCCACCACGTCATCATAACATTTACCGTCAGTACCCACCGCATTACTatgctcctcctcctcctcctcctcctcctactacCCCTGCTGTTCATACGGTCATGAGTTATCACACGGCGCATCCTAGCAGCAGCTACGGTACAGCGTATTACACCTCTCCGCAACCGTATTCGTACGCCCACGTGGTGCGTCCAGGGAACGAAATGGAGCCTCCACCACCGTACACGTACGAAAGGGAATCGTATGCTTCATCGCAGCCGTCGGATTCCTTCGAGCTCTTCAGCGATGAAAATCCAAATGCGTGCTCGGTCATGTAA